A window of the Sphingomonas piscis genome harbors these coding sequences:
- a CDS encoding Flp family type IVb pilin: MAKFLKLIKNEDGATAIEYGLIAALIAVAAIAAMGSVGTKLGTTFNNVAAKL, from the coding sequence ATGGCCAAGTTTCTGAAGCTGATCAAGAACGAAGATGGTGCTACCGCGATCGAGTACGGCCTGATTGCCGCCCTCATCGCCGTTGCCGCGATTGCCGCCATGGGCAGCGTCGGCACCAAGCTGGGCACGACCTTCAACAACGTTGCTGCGAAGCTCTAA
- a CDS encoding transglycosylase domain-containing protein, which translates to MAFGGGIWARNGANVEDLPDPFAAPDVEPVADSDTLTTDFDSEPPEPAPKRRRWLRHTLYIVAALTLITLAWLIVTAPLSRALEPLDDPAMLLMTADGHAIARRGAIKEAPVEVAKLNPLTPNAFIAIEDRRFRRHWGIDPRAIGRAFVANFRAGGVRQGGSTLTQQLAKTSFLSSDRSYKRKAQEVIIAFWLEAWLTKDEILSRYLSSVYFGDGVYGLRAAARHYFNKKPENLTLAQSAMLAGVVQAPSRLAPTRNLAASRKRAKLVLAAMADTGVITPARASAVTPARPVRQAAKLPAGTYFADWVAPEARDAFEADFGEVKVETTLDYDLQRIAERVISRAPIAQAQAALVAMRPDGRVVAMVGGKSYKASPFNRATQARRQPGSAFKLFVYLAALRSGWTPDSKIEDRPITIDGWTPANSDGVYRGSITLRDAFARSSNAAAVRLSEQVGRQNVLRVARELGISTPLPNHPSAALGTEGVSLLELTAAYAAVAGGRYPVSAQGVSIKEKEEQGFTDFFRSRGGSLDRRRDWAPMLDLLWSAANQGTGKRAALRVPTFGKTGTTQEHRDALFVGFAGNLVVGVWVGRDDNKPLGGMTGGTVPAGMWKDFMTSAIAIEGSGGPELPFKPKVKRSEAPASGSSEGGDPVGDLVRALEELFGG; encoded by the coding sequence TTGGCATTTGGCGGCGGGATTTGGGCGCGGAATGGCGCCAATGTCGAGGATCTGCCCGACCCCTTCGCCGCTCCGGACGTGGAGCCGGTGGCCGATAGTGACACTCTCACCACGGATTTCGACTCAGAGCCGCCGGAGCCTGCGCCGAAGCGCCGACGTTGGTTGCGGCACACACTGTACATTGTTGCCGCGCTGACTCTGATCACCTTGGCTTGGTTGATCGTCACTGCACCTTTGTCCCGGGCGCTTGAACCGCTCGACGACCCTGCCATGCTCCTGATGACCGCGGATGGTCATGCCATTGCGCGGCGCGGTGCAATCAAAGAAGCGCCGGTTGAAGTTGCCAAGCTCAATCCGCTGACTCCCAACGCGTTCATCGCCATCGAGGATCGCCGGTTCCGCCGCCATTGGGGCATCGACCCGCGCGCCATCGGCCGCGCCTTCGTGGCCAACTTCCGGGCCGGGGGAGTCCGTCAAGGCGGCAGCACGCTGACGCAACAGCTGGCCAAGACCAGCTTCCTGTCGAGCGATCGAAGCTACAAGCGCAAGGCACAGGAGGTGATCATCGCCTTCTGGCTGGAGGCGTGGCTGACCAAGGACGAGATTCTGTCGCGCTACCTATCAAGCGTCTATTTCGGGGACGGTGTGTACGGCCTTCGTGCAGCAGCACGGCACTATTTCAACAAAAAGCCCGAAAATCTCACGCTCGCGCAGTCAGCAATGCTTGCAGGGGTCGTCCAAGCACCCTCGCGCCTAGCCCCAACGCGCAACCTGGCCGCCTCGCGCAAGCGGGCCAAGCTGGTGTTGGCTGCAATGGCCGACACTGGGGTCATAACCCCTGCCCGGGCGTCCGCGGTGACACCTGCACGCCCAGTTCGGCAAGCAGCGAAGTTGCCCGCAGGCACGTACTTCGCCGACTGGGTTGCCCCCGAAGCCCGCGACGCGTTCGAGGCGGACTTCGGCGAGGTCAAGGTTGAGACTACCCTCGACTATGATCTCCAACGGATCGCCGAACGCGTGATATCACGCGCTCCGATCGCCCAGGCACAAGCTGCCCTCGTGGCAATGCGGCCGGACGGCAGGGTCGTCGCGATGGTGGGTGGCAAGAGCTACAAGGCGAGCCCATTCAACCGCGCCACGCAAGCGCGCCGGCAGCCCGGATCGGCCTTCAAGCTGTTCGTCTACCTCGCGGCCCTGCGTTCCGGCTGGACGCCGGACAGCAAGATCGAAGACCGGCCGATCACGATCGACGGGTGGACTCCGGCCAACTCGGACGGGGTGTATCGCGGCAGCATCACCTTGCGGGATGCATTCGCCCGTTCGAGTAATGCGGCAGCGGTTCGCCTGTCGGAACAGGTCGGTCGCCAGAACGTGCTGCGCGTGGCGCGGGAGCTTGGGATATCGACGCCGCTGCCCAACCATCCGAGCGCGGCGCTTGGCACGGAGGGCGTCAGCTTGCTGGAGCTTACGGCCGCCTACGCCGCCGTGGCCGGCGGCAGGTACCCGGTCAGCGCCCAAGGGGTGAGCATCAAGGAAAAAGAGGAGCAGGGCTTCACCGACTTCTTCCGGAGCAGGGGCGGCAGCCTCGACCGACGCCGCGACTGGGCGCCGATGCTCGACCTTCTCTGGTCGGCCGCTAACCAGGGAACCGGCAAACGCGCGGCGCTTCGTGTTCCAACCTTCGGGAAGACGGGAACGACTCAAGAGCATCGCGACGCGCTGTTCGTCGGTTTTGCCGGTAATCTCGTTGTCGGAGTCTGGGTTGGACGGGACGATAACAAGCCGCTCGGCGGGATGACGGGCGGAACGGTTCCCGCCGGGATGTGGAAGGACTTCATGACTTCGGCGATCGCCATCGAAGGAAGCGGAGGGCCTGAACTGCCGTTCAAACCCAAGGTGAAACGGTCCGAAGCGCCAGCCTCGGGGAGCAGCGAAGGCGGCGATCCGGTCGGGGATTTGGTACGCGCATTGGAGGAACTTTTCGGCGGCTGA
- a CDS encoding ABC transporter substrate-binding protein, with amino-acid sequence MNGNHAFSAILLSLAALLTPGCKKDDEAPTRVAVIGSRMKVADPSSSVLSAGDQLLVANVAQGLVRFDARGQIEPGLAERWNVSDDGLSYVFRLRSAEWHDGSKLTAQQVARLLRRATNQEGRNPLRDSLGAVTEIVAMTDRVLELRLSAPRPNLLQLLAQPELAIIRGGGSGPFQLGEDTGEEGRLTLSREILVNDGDEVRKEEVELRHLPTREAVEAFARGDVDLVLGGTFADLPIARGVRHPRNALLFDPVAGLFGLVPVDSAGPLNEPDVRRLLTQAIDRDALIAALGVPNLAPRTTLLQTGLEGVPTLAAQPWFTRPLSDRRASLIAESNRLFGTDEKPSLRIGLPDGSGADLLFARLQADWGAIGLTVQRVGATDRADLRLVDAVAPSTSPSWFLRQFRCAVAPICSEDADALLDSARQAMVAEQRAAFFLQAGQVMDEQVLFFPLTAPIRWSLVSPAVQGFAGNRFARHTLTGLRTQLERSSSE; translated from the coding sequence ATGAACGGGAACCATGCCTTTTCGGCCATCCTGCTGTCCCTTGCAGCGCTGTTGACGCCGGGCTGCAAAAAGGATGACGAGGCGCCGACCAGGGTGGCGGTGATCGGTTCCCGGATGAAGGTGGCCGATCCGTCCAGTTCAGTCCTAAGCGCCGGCGATCAACTCCTGGTCGCCAATGTGGCTCAAGGGCTCGTCCGCTTCGATGCACGCGGTCAGATTGAGCCTGGACTCGCCGAACGATGGAACGTCAGCGACGACGGGCTTAGCTATGTTTTTCGCCTCCGGAGCGCCGAGTGGCACGACGGCAGCAAGCTTACCGCGCAGCAGGTTGCCCGGCTTCTCCGTCGCGCCACCAACCAGGAGGGCCGCAATCCGCTTCGGGATAGCCTCGGTGCAGTGACGGAGATCGTCGCAATGACAGACCGGGTTCTGGAGCTCCGCCTGAGCGCACCGCGGCCGAATCTTCTTCAGCTGCTGGCCCAGCCCGAACTGGCGATCATCCGCGGCGGTGGCTCTGGGCCGTTCCAACTGGGTGAGGATACGGGCGAAGAAGGTCGTCTGACCCTGTCCCGTGAAATCCTCGTCAACGACGGCGACGAGGTGCGGAAGGAAGAGGTGGAGCTTCGACACCTCCCGACCCGCGAAGCGGTTGAAGCCTTCGCTCGCGGCGATGTTGACCTGGTGCTTGGGGGGACATTCGCCGACCTTCCAATCGCTCGCGGGGTTCGGCATCCCCGCAACGCCCTGCTTTTCGATCCCGTAGCCGGGCTGTTCGGGCTGGTGCCCGTCGACAGCGCCGGACCTTTGAACGAACCGGACGTCCGTCGCCTGCTTACCCAGGCGATCGACCGAGACGCCTTGATCGCCGCGTTGGGCGTTCCCAATCTGGCACCCCGAACGACGTTGCTCCAGACGGGACTTGAAGGAGTTCCGACGCTTGCGGCGCAGCCATGGTTTACCAGGCCGCTGTCGGATCGCCGCGCTTCATTGATCGCCGAATCCAACCGTCTGTTCGGCACCGATGAGAAGCCGTCGTTGCGGATTGGCCTTCCGGATGGTTCCGGCGCGGACCTATTGTTTGCGCGTCTTCAGGCGGACTGGGGCGCGATCGGCCTTACCGTGCAGCGGGTTGGTGCGACCGATCGGGCCGACCTTCGGCTGGTGGACGCGGTCGCGCCATCAACATCGCCGTCCTGGTTCCTTCGGCAGTTTCGCTGCGCCGTTGCGCCGATCTGCAGCGAAGATGCCGACGCCTTGCTGGACTCGGCGCGGCAGGCGATGGTGGCCGAGCAACGCGCCGCCTTCTTCCTTCAGGCAGGGCAAGTCATGGATGAGCAGGTTCTCTTCTTTCCTCTGACCGCGCCCATTCGCTGGTCGCTGGTGTCCCCCGCCGTCCAGGGCTTTGCCGGGAACCGCTTTGCCCGTCACACGCTCACCGGTCTAAGGACGCAACTGGAGCGGAGTTCGTCGGAATGA
- a CDS encoding DUF4112 domain-containing protein — protein MSTDTQRRLSALSAEPQSVRQRIEALERVMEGLFEIPGLNRKVGLDVLLDFIPGVGPTAAAAIGAYLVWEARNLGLSKWQIARMGGNVGTDWLLGMIPFVGAIPDFFFRSNSRNLRIIKRHLDKHHPGTATLNADTFTRRL, from the coding sequence ATGAGCACAGACACACAACGCCGATTGTCGGCACTGTCGGCCGAGCCGCAATCCGTCCGCCAGCGCATCGAAGCGCTCGAGCGGGTGATGGAAGGGTTGTTCGAGATCCCCGGTCTGAACCGGAAGGTCGGTTTGGACGTGCTGCTCGACTTCATTCCCGGCGTCGGTCCGACAGCGGCGGCGGCGATCGGCGCTTATCTGGTGTGGGAAGCGCGGAATCTAGGCCTGTCCAAATGGCAGATCGCCCGCATGGGCGGAAACGTCGGAACGGACTGGCTGCTCGGGATGATCCCCTTCGTGGGCGCCATCCCCGACTTCTTCTTTCGGTCGAACAGCCGCAACCTCAGGATCATCAAGCGGCACCTCGACAAGCATCACCCCGGCACCGCAACCCTGAACGCCGACACATTTACACGGCGCTTGTAA
- a CDS encoding 2OG-Fe(II) oxygenase, which yields MGGSSGSFSLHPDIDRQSLRRDFAEQGCVQIAPFISDDAAEELRDHVIARDDWRVRVLAGSSKPIEFALPAWTAMSDTQRQAIRQAAGPIDRDPFRYIFQQIVVIADDLRNLEPSTVLGRFAAFMSSDPVVELMRFLTGAPDIDAADASATRYGAGDFLTLHNDHLDEHGRRAAYVFGLTKEWRTEWGGLLQFHSKSGDILHGKVPRMNALTLFAVPQDHSVSQVSSFAPNSRYSVTGWLRAT from the coding sequence TTGGGCGGATCGTCGGGCAGCTTCTCACTTCACCCTGATATCGATCGGCAATCACTCAGGCGCGACTTTGCCGAGCAGGGCTGTGTTCAGATCGCGCCGTTCATCTCCGACGATGCCGCTGAAGAATTGCGGGACCATGTGATAGCCCGCGATGACTGGCGAGTGCGTGTTCTTGCAGGAAGCAGCAAGCCGATCGAGTTCGCATTGCCGGCCTGGACCGCGATGAGCGACACCCAGCGGCAAGCTATCCGTCAGGCTGCGGGACCCATCGATCGAGACCCATTCCGGTACATCTTTCAACAGATCGTTGTCATAGCCGACGACCTCCGCAACCTCGAACCAAGTACCGTACTCGGCCGATTCGCAGCGTTCATGTCGAGCGACCCGGTCGTTGAGCTGATGCGATTCCTTACCGGGGCGCCCGACATTGACGCCGCGGACGCGAGCGCAACCCGTTATGGTGCCGGCGACTTCCTAACCTTGCACAACGACCATCTGGACGAACATGGGCGCAGGGCCGCCTACGTTTTCGGACTCACTAAGGAATGGCGTACCGAGTGGGGCGGGCTGCTGCAGTTCCATTCCAAGTCCGGCGATATCCTGCATGGCAAGGTGCCGCGAATGAACGCGCTGACCTTGTTCGCCGTGCCGCAGGATCACAGCGTCAGCCAGGTATCCAGCTTCGCGCCCAATTCGCGTTACTCGGTCACTGGCTGGCTTCGGGCCACCTAG
- a CDS encoding metallophosphoesterase family protein gives MNDVEQQDTTSATVRIAAIGDLHVTESNANPYRDLFVEMSGEADVIVLCGDLTNFGKTKEAEILADDIRAAKVPVVGVLGNHDYECGQPEHVKEILQQAGMTVLDEQAVEIEGIGFAGVKGFVGGFGRGELAPFGEPEIKAFVDVANNEARKLENGLRTIRTPKSVAVLHYSPIPDTLVGEWTEIFQYLGTQRLADAIDRFDHVQAVVHGHAHHGSYEGKTMGGKPVYNCAQFVVKKAFDRPYALLDI, from the coding sequence ATGAACGACGTTGAACAGCAGGACACCACCAGCGCCACGGTGCGCATCGCCGCGATCGGCGACCTTCACGTCACCGAGAGCAACGCCAATCCCTACCGCGACCTGTTCGTCGAAATGTCGGGCGAAGCGGACGTCATCGTGCTGTGCGGCGACCTCACCAACTTCGGTAAGACGAAGGAGGCCGAGATCCTCGCCGACGACATCCGTGCCGCGAAGGTGCCCGTGGTCGGTGTGCTGGGAAATCACGATTACGAATGCGGCCAGCCGGAGCATGTGAAGGAGATCCTCCAGCAGGCAGGCATGACCGTGCTCGACGAGCAAGCGGTGGAGATCGAAGGCATCGGCTTTGCCGGCGTGAAGGGCTTCGTCGGCGGGTTCGGACGCGGCGAGTTGGCGCCGTTCGGGGAGCCGGAGATCAAGGCCTTCGTCGACGTCGCCAACAATGAGGCGCGCAAGCTCGAGAATGGGCTGCGCACGATCCGCACACCGAAGTCCGTGGCGGTGCTTCACTACTCGCCAATCCCGGACACGTTGGTCGGCGAATGGACGGAGATCTTCCAATATCTCGGCACCCAACGGCTGGCAGACGCGATCGACCGCTTCGACCATGTCCAGGCGGTGGTCCACGGCCACGCCCATCACGGCAGCTACGAAGGCAAGACGATGGGCGGCAAGCCGGTCTACAATTGCGCGCAGTTCGTGGTGAAAAAGGCGTTCGACCGCCCGTACGCCCTGCTCGATATCTAG
- a CDS encoding nucleotidyltransferase — MLHEPTILDTSQFDPPPDSEDFFSEVLHLLAQSEVPFLVSGTYALSFYTGIVRPTKDVDVFAKAGDCLRILAFFKSHGFEVQMVDERWLARVCRGELFLDVIFNMPTASTHVTDDWFEHAPRVSIYDTVVKIVPPTEFVWSKIYVQDRYRYDGADVAHVILKKHDEIDWRRLLSNMELHWEVLLMAVLNFRFIYPSEREAIPRWLFDELIGRLQAQAEMPAPGMKVCRGRLFSPRDYLPDIKEWGFSEAVGNLEERHERR, encoded by the coding sequence ATGCTTCACGAGCCTACCATACTCGACACGTCCCAGTTCGACCCGCCACCGGATTCGGAAGATTTCTTTTCAGAGGTGCTGCACCTGCTCGCCCAGTCGGAAGTGCCCTTCCTTGTGTCCGGCACTTACGCCTTGTCATTTTACACCGGGATCGTTCGCCCGACGAAGGACGTCGACGTGTTTGCAAAGGCCGGCGACTGCCTGCGCATCCTCGCCTTCTTCAAGAGCCATGGGTTTGAGGTCCAGATGGTGGACGAGCGCTGGCTGGCGCGCGTGTGCCGGGGCGAGCTGTTCCTGGACGTTATCTTCAACATGCCCACCGCCTCGACCCACGTCACCGACGACTGGTTCGAACATGCGCCCCGCGTCAGCATATACGACACGGTGGTGAAGATCGTGCCGCCGACCGAGTTCGTCTGGTCGAAGATCTACGTCCAGGACCGCTACCGCTACGACGGCGCGGACGTCGCCCACGTTATCCTCAAAAAGCATGACGAAATCGACTGGCGCCGGCTGCTGTCGAACATGGAGCTTCACTGGGAAGTGCTGCTGATGGCAGTGCTCAACTTCCGCTTCATCTACCCGAGCGAGCGCGAAGCGATCCCGCGGTGGCTGTTCGACGAATTGATCGGGCGCCTGCAGGCGCAGGCGGAAATGCCCGCACCGGGCATGAAGGTCTGCCGCGGCCGGCTCTTCTCCCCGCGCGACTATCTCCCCGACATCAAGGAATGGGGCTTCTCCGAAGCCGTCGGCAATCTTGAGGAACGCCATGAACGACGTTGA
- a CDS encoding MgtC/SapB family protein translates to MTELLQANSFEILPHLLSLLVAYALAFPIGWNREREERSAGLRTFPLVAVATCGVVQAAESSMPATPEAMARIIEGLITGMGFIGGGAILRMKDSVRGTATAASLWITGAIGISVGLGSYDVAILLAAATVITLWLLSPLKKLGQSASNLTEPDDRAAADANADKPKEERQQ, encoded by the coding sequence ATGACAGAGCTTCTTCAAGCCAACTCGTTCGAGATTCTGCCTCACCTCCTGTCGCTTCTCGTCGCCTACGCCCTGGCTTTCCCGATTGGCTGGAATCGTGAGCGCGAAGAAAGAAGCGCGGGCCTCCGCACGTTTCCGCTAGTTGCGGTCGCTACCTGCGGCGTCGTGCAGGCGGCGGAGAGCTCGATGCCTGCGACACCGGAGGCGATGGCGCGCATCATCGAAGGGCTGATTACCGGCATGGGTTTCATCGGCGGCGGCGCGATCCTCCGAATGAAGGACAGTGTGCGCGGCACGGCGACCGCCGCGAGCCTTTGGATCACCGGAGCGATCGGCATTTCGGTCGGGCTTGGAAGCTATGATGTCGCGATCTTGCTCGCGGCGGCGACGGTGATCACCTTGTGGCTATTGTCGCCGCTGAAGAAGCTTGGACAGTCCGCCTCCAACCTCACCGAACCGGATGACCGTGCGGCAGCGGATGCGAATGCGGACAAGCCGAAGGAAGAGCGTCAGCAGTAG
- a CDS encoding copper chaperone PCu(A)C → MIRISSPLAFLLLASCSGEAGAPQIEVKDAWVRPTVGAGQMTAGYATIVNSGGANDRLIGAETDAAAKVTLHSSSNKNGIARMRPLANGLPVGGGGTATLSPGGNHLMLEQLSRPLAPGQSVRLTLRFEKAGEKVVTAAVRNEPATTGHEGH, encoded by the coding sequence ATGATCCGCATATCTTCGCCCCTTGCCTTTCTTCTTCTCGCATCTTGCTCCGGCGAGGCTGGCGCGCCCCAGATCGAAGTCAAAGATGCGTGGGTGCGACCCACGGTCGGCGCAGGACAGATGACCGCCGGTTACGCGACCATCGTCAATTCGGGCGGCGCCAACGATCGATTGATCGGCGCGGAGACGGACGCCGCCGCCAAGGTCACGCTCCATTCGTCTTCAAACAAGAATGGCATTGCACGCATGCGCCCGCTGGCAAACGGCCTTCCGGTCGGTGGCGGCGGTACGGCGACGCTTAGCCCGGGCGGCAACCATCTGATGTTGGAACAGCTCAGCCGTCCGCTTGCGCCCGGACAGAGCGTCCGGCTGACCCTTCGCTTCGAGAAAGCGGGTGAAAAGGTCGTCACCGCTGCAGTTAGGAATGAACCGGCAACGACGGGTCACGAAGGACATTGA
- a CDS encoding SCO family protein, whose product MKRVRIFLWLLVALALAGFAYLQLRPAPEQAGGSGSAVSALTLGGPFTLTGADGKPFSSQTLSGKPYVIFFGFTHCPDVCPTTLARLVRLRQQLGGDGNTPAILFVSVDPERDGPAEVGKYATLFNAPITGLTGTPAQIAQVKKQFGIFSKKVLDGSGGYSVDHTATALLFGSDGKFVATIAPEEPDSSALDKLKRIAG is encoded by the coding sequence ATGAAGCGCGTTCGCATCTTCCTGTGGTTGCTGGTCGCACTTGCGCTTGCCGGCTTTGCATATCTCCAGCTGCGGCCTGCACCGGAGCAGGCTGGCGGCAGCGGTTCGGCTGTGTCCGCCCTGACACTGGGTGGACCGTTCACCCTCACCGGCGCCGACGGCAAGCCGTTCAGCAGCCAAACGCTCAGCGGGAAGCCCTACGTCATTTTCTTCGGCTTCACCCATTGCCCCGACGTTTGCCCGACGACGCTGGCGCGCCTAGTGCGCTTGCGTCAGCAGCTCGGCGGCGACGGCAACACGCCGGCAATTCTGTTCGTGTCCGTCGACCCGGAGCGCGACGGCCCTGCTGAGGTCGGCAAATATGCGACCTTGTTCAACGCGCCGATCACCGGGCTTACGGGCACGCCCGCTCAGATTGCGCAGGTGAAGAAGCAGTTCGGCATCTTTTCAAAGAAGGTGCTTGACGGAAGCGGCGGCTACAGCGTCGATCATACGGCAACCGCCCTGCTATTCGGCAGTGACGGCAAGTTCGTCGCCACGATTGCGCCGGAGGAACCCGACAGCAGTGCGCTGGACAAGCTGAAGCGGATCGCCGGCTGA
- a CDS encoding SMP-30/gluconolactonase/LRE family protein, translating to MKQLLAATALLFTLSAAAPMNAPVPEAKIERQDAALDRLIAPGTTVRKLGEGMRWSEGPVWIADGQYLLFSDVPGNRIHKWSEAEGLTVWKEPSGGDGPAKPGFREPGTNGLKPGFAGQILAADHGSRAIAAIDLATKAKRMLVTSYQGKKFNSPNDIAVAADGTIWFTDPPYGLDGLNDSPLKEQKANGVYRATSDGKAVLVEPSLSFPNGLGFSPDGKTLYVTVSDPKRAVIMAYDVTPQQTLARARVFSDMTALVSPANPGLPDGMTVDEYGNVWSSGPGGIHIFSPAGKRLGLIRTGTAIANLAFGGPDGTTLFLTSNHMLVSLPTKVHAAPVHAPAIFETGERG from the coding sequence ATGAAACAACTTCTCGCCGCCACCGCCCTGCTCTTCACTCTTAGCGCCGCCGCACCGATGAACGCGCCCGTCCCCGAAGCGAAGATCGAGCGGCAGGATGCCGCGCTCGACCGGCTGATCGCTCCCGGCACCACCGTCCGCAAGCTCGGCGAAGGCATGCGATGGTCGGAAGGTCCGGTGTGGATCGCCGACGGACAATATCTGCTGTTCAGTGATGTGCCGGGCAACCGAATCCACAAGTGGAGCGAAGCAGAAGGCCTAACCGTCTGGAAGGAGCCCTCGGGTGGCGACGGACCGGCCAAGCCCGGCTTTCGGGAGCCGGGCACCAACGGATTGAAGCCCGGGTTCGCCGGACAGATCCTCGCCGCCGATCATGGCAGCCGGGCGATCGCCGCCATCGACCTCGCGACCAAGGCGAAGCGGATGCTGGTCACCAGCTATCAGGGGAAGAAGTTCAACTCGCCTAATGACATTGCGGTCGCCGCTGACGGGACGATCTGGTTCACTGACCCGCCCTACGGGCTCGACGGGCTGAACGATTCCCCGCTCAAGGAGCAAAAGGCCAACGGCGTCTATCGGGCGACATCGGACGGCAAGGCCGTACTGGTCGAACCGTCGCTAAGCTTTCCCAACGGCCTCGGCTTCTCGCCCGACGGAAAGACGTTGTACGTTACTGTCTCCGATCCCAAGCGCGCGGTCATCATGGCTTATGACGTGACGCCGCAGCAAACGTTGGCCCGCGCCCGCGTGTTCAGCGACATGACGGCGCTGGTAAGCCCGGCGAACCCCGGCCTTCCGGACGGCATGACCGTCGACGAATATGGCAACGTCTGGTCCAGCGGCCCGGGCGGCATTCACATCTTCTCGCCGGCGGGTAAGCGGCTCGGGCTCATCAGAACGGGCACGGCGATCGCCAACCTGGCGTTTGGCGGACCCGATGGAACGACACTGTTCCTGACCTCCAATCACATGCTGGTGTCGCTACCCACCAAGGTGCACGCGGCGCCTGTCCACGCACCCGCCATCTTCGAAACCGGCGAGCGCGGATAG
- a CDS encoding glycoside hydrolase family 43 protein, whose protein sequence is MNGKAYLALLAAGTASITLSGCTTAAAVAAAQVASTAAQVAAQANTAEAAAPAPAVVAAAANEPRSPEGLRYLSQPLVTEIYTADPSAHVFDNRFYIYGSHDINGTTPEDDLGSHFEMRDYRVLSMDRVGAPVTVHPVALDIKDVPWAGRQMWAPDAAFKNGKYYLYFPAKDKQDVFRIGVATSNSPTGPFTAQPQAIKGSYSMDPAVFTDDDGTSYMYFGGIWGGQLQRWNGNTYNPDGGNTDLKQDNAPAAAPRVAKMRGDMLEFAESPRQVQIVDEAGKPILGGDHDRRFFEASWMHKYNGKYYFSYSTGDTHFIAYATGDSPYGPFTYRGRILSPVQGWTSHHSIVQKDGRWWLFYHDTQLTNKTHLRNVKVTELTYNPDGTIRTIDPFVR, encoded by the coding sequence ATGAACGGCAAAGCGTATCTGGCCCTGTTGGCCGCTGGCACGGCTTCCATCACCCTGTCCGGCTGCACCACCGCAGCTGCGGTCGCTGCAGCGCAGGTCGCATCCACTGCGGCGCAGGTGGCAGCGCAGGCCAACACTGCAGAGGCTGCCGCTCCAGCGCCAGCTGTTGTAGCTGCAGCAGCAAACGAGCCCCGCTCGCCGGAAGGTCTGCGCTACCTCTCGCAGCCATTGGTCACGGAAATCTACACCGCCGATCCATCGGCGCACGTGTTCGACAACCGTTTCTACATCTACGGTTCGCACGACATCAACGGCACGACGCCGGAAGACGATCTCGGCTCCCACTTCGAGATGCGCGACTATCGCGTGCTGTCGATGGACAGGGTCGGTGCGCCGGTGACGGTTCACCCGGTAGCCCTCGATATCAAGGACGTGCCCTGGGCGGGCCGGCAGATGTGGGCGCCCGACGCCGCCTTCAAGAACGGCAAATACTACCTCTATTTCCCGGCCAAGGATAAGCAGGACGTCTTCCGCATCGGCGTTGCCACCAGCAACAGTCCGACCGGTCCGTTCACCGCGCAGCCGCAGGCGATCAAGGGCAGCTACAGCATGGACCCGGCCGTCTTCACCGACGACGACGGCACCAGCTACATGTATTTCGGCGGCATCTGGGGCGGGCAGCTCCAGCGCTGGAACGGCAACACTTACAATCCGGACGGCGGCAATACCGACCTGAAGCAGGACAATGCCCCGGCAGCGGCGCCCCGCGTCGCCAAGATGCGTGGCGACATGCTCGAGTTCGCGGAGAGCCCGCGTCAGGTGCAGATCGTCGATGAGGCAGGCAAGCCTATCCTGGGTGGCGACCACGACCGGCGCTTCTTCGAAGCCTCGTGGATGCACAAGTACAACGGCAAATACTATTTCAGCTATTCGACCGGCGACACGCACTTCATCGCTTATGCAACGGGCGACTCACCCTATGGCCCGTTCACCTATCGCGGGCGCATCCTGTCGCCGGTCCAGGGTTGGACATCGCACCATTCGATCGTCCAGAAGGACGGCCGCTGGTGGCTGTTCTACCACGACACGCAGCTCACGAATAAGACTCACCTGCGCAATGTGAAGGTGACGGAGCTGACCTATAATCCGGATGGCACGATCCGGACCATTGACCCTTTCGTCCGTTAA